The Rhodococcus sp. ABRD24 genome contains the following window.
GTGGCTACGGCTACATGCGTGAGTACCCGATCGCCAAGGCTTACATGGATTCCCGCGTCCAGACGATCTACGGCGGCACTACCGAGATCATGAAGGAAATCATCGGCCGCGGGCTCAACCTCTGACGGTTGCCGACGGAACCCTCCGGCGATGACAAACGGGCCGCGGCAGGAACTCCTGCCGCGGCCCGCTTCTGCATCGGGTATCAGACGCCAAGTGATCAGATCTTGCGCATCACGGTGACAACCTTGCCGAGGATGGCGGCGTCGTTGCCCGGGATGGGGTCGAACAGCGCATTGTGCGGCATGAGCCACACGTCCTTGCCGGTGCGTTTGAATGTCTTGACGGTCGCCTCGCCGTCGATCATCGCCGCGACGATGTCGCCGTTCTCGGCGACGCTCTGCTGACGGACCACGACCCAGTCACCGTCGCAGATGGCGGCATCGATCATCGACTCGCCGACGACCTTGAGCAGGAACAGTGAACCCTGGCCGACCAGTTCGCGCGGCAACGGGAAGACATCCTCGACGGCTTCCTCCGCGAGAATCGGCCCACCAGCGGCGATCCGGCCGAGCACCGGCACGAACGCCGGCGCCGGGAGCTGATCGGCATCGACCGTGGCCGTTCCGCCGCTTCCGGTCTGCGCGTCGTCGAATCCGCGGACGTCCACCGCTCGTGGGCGATTGGCATCGCGACGCAGGAACCCCTTGTGCTCGAGAGTGCGCAGCTGGTGCGCCACCGAGGACGTGGAGGCAAGCCCGACCGCATCCCCGATCTCCCGGATGCTGGGTGGGTAGCCGCGCTCGGCGACCGACGCCCGGATCACCTCGAGTACCTTGCGCTGGCGGTCGGTGAGCTTGGCGCCTGCCGCTCCACCGATGCGTACCTCGGTGGGTGAATCGGTGGATCTCGTCGTGGAACTACTTGTGGACCCAGTGGGGGTCTCCACGGGCGACTTCGTGTGCGACCCGTGAGTCCCGGACTCGCCGGAAGGGCTCGAGCTGTCGTCCTTCATGGCTGGTGGCCTCCTACGCGGGCTCAACCGCTCCCGCAGCGGTTCGTGGACTGTGCGTTCTGCCACGAATCTAGCCCGACAACGCCTTGACATCAAACATCTGTTCGAGCCGTGTCGCCGAAACTACTGACATTGTCGGATGCTCGTGGTAGAAATCGAACATGCGTTCTTTCGAACGCGTGGTCGAACACGTGGAACGGCACAACAATCGTCACTCTGATCGCACACCGATGGGCGGTCTGGACGCGCTGGGAGGGTTCGGATGGTCATGGCACTTTCGGGGAATGGATCGGCACCTGTCGAGGTGGCGCAGTCGCCGCGGCGGCGACCCGGCTCGTCCTGCGTGGAGCGTGAGTCGCTGCGCACGGCGCGTGAATACGATGCGGTGCGACGCCGCCGGTCCGGCAGGCACGATCCGCGGCGCCCGACGCCGGGGTTGGTGCGCTACGGCACGACGTCGAACGGCGTGTCCCGTGCGGTGCACCCCCAGCGCAGGAAGACCTCCGGTTTCGGCGGTGTCGTGGCCACCATGGTGATCACCGCGAGCATCGTGGTCGGCTTGGATGCACTGGCCAATCTGAGTGTCGGAGTATCCGACGGTGTTCCGGCGGAGACCGGGGCGGTGCATGTGCGGGGCGGCGAATCGCTGAGCGATGTCGCGGCACGGGTGGCTCCGGACGCGCCGGTGGCGAAAGTGGTCGACAGGATCATGCAGTTGAACGACATGTCGAGTGCTGGTGTGCGGGCCGGGCAGACGCTGATTGCACCTGTTGCGCTCGTGCGCTGATTCCGAAGGAGACGTGCGGTCATGACGTCATCGTGGCGTGGGTCGATCCCGGACCTCTTGGGCACCCGGGAGTCGCTGGTCCTCGGGGAGGTGCGGGTATCCTCGGATCCTGTCAGTAACACCACATCGCGTGGTCGCGTCGATATCGCGCCTCCTCTACGTGAGTCGGTCCTCATGGACCCGGCGTCGATCGGGAAGCGGCGCTGCGGCCACGACGGCTACGAAGGATTCGCCATGCACTGCCCGTTCTGTCGGCACCCTGATTCACGCGTGGTCGATTCTCGTGAGGCCGACGAGGGCGCGGCGATCCGGCGCCGACGGTCCTGCCCCGAGTGCGGTCGCCGCTTCACAACTGTGGAGACCGCGGTCCTTGCAGTGGTCAAGCGGAGCGGCGTCACCGAGCCGTTCAGTCGGGAGAAGGTGGTCCAGGGCGTCCGCCGGGCCTGCCAAGGCCGACAGGTGGACAACGATGCACTGAATTTGCTTGCGCAGCAGGTGGAGGACGCCGTCCGGGCGTCCGGATCCCCAGAGATTCCGAGCCACGAGGTGGGACTGGCCATTCTCGGTCCGCTGCGCGATCTCGACGAGGTCGCCTACCTGCGTTTCGCGTCGGTGTACCGGTCTTTCAGTTCGGCAGAGGATTTCGAGCGGGAGATCAAGGATCTCCGCACTCATCGGGAGAACCGCGGCGCCGAGCTGTCCGGGGCCGAACCGAACGCCGGATAGATCGCCCGAAGGGTGCCGGATAGCAGTCCGAAGGGTCCTGCCCAGCCCGGACTACCGTCGGATGCGGTCGATTGCCTTGAGCACCCGCTTCTCCGACACCGGAATCGCGGTGCCGAGAGTCTGTGCGAACAGGCTCACACGCAGTTCCTCAATCATCCACAGAATCTCGGTGACGTCCTCGGCGCCATGTCGCTCCTCGGGTAGCGCCGACAGCATGCGGTCGTATGCGGCGTACACACGGTCCAGGGCGTCCATTCCGACGCGGTCGCGCTGCGCACTGCCGGGCAGCGCCTCGAGTCGCTGGACCGCGGCCGTCAGATAGCGGGGCAGATCCCGGAGCCGCCGGGTCCCGAGTTCTGCCACGAAACCGGGGAACAGTAACGATTCCTTCTGTTCACGTACGTCGTCGGCCGCTTCGCCACCGGCGCGGTCGAGAACCACCGCGAGGCGGTGCGATTCGGCGAGCGCCGGCAGCAGTAGCCGCAGCAATGCCGCGACGCGGGTCGGAAGCTGTGCACGCACCTTGGTGGTGAGGGCGTCGAATGCGGCGGGATCGAGTACGGGGCCACCGTTTTCGGCGATCAGTTCGTCGACAGCGCATGCGCGCGCATCCTCGAGCAGGGCGTCGAACGAGCCGTCCGGGTTCTGGCCGAGTGCCAGTCGTTCGCTATTGCTCATTCCGGCGGTTGCCGATCTGGCCTGCGTGGGAATCGCATTGAGCAGGAGCTGCCGGGTTCCAGATCGCATCGCGGCACGTTGCGCGGCCGCTGTAGTGAGCACCCGAACCGCGACGCCCGATTCTTCCGGCACCAGCGCCGGATAGCCGGTGACCTGCTGGCCACCGAGCGTCCGGGTGACCGTGGCGGGCAGCGTGCCGAGAGTCTGCGCAGTCCACACCGGTGCCGGTGCCCGTTCCGTGCTGGACGTAGCCTTGGCGACTTCCACCTTCACGCGTGGCGCGAGCGAACGACGCAACGCCGCCAAGCTCTTGTCCCGGCCGAGGACCGTGCCCTTCTCATCGACCGCTGCGAACGTCATTCGTAGGTGCGGTGGCAGCGAGACCACGTCGAAGTCCGTGGGGTCGATCCGGCACGAGCCGAGCCTGGAGAGTTCACGTGCCATGGCATGGACCAGCGGCTCCGACCGCGGCTTCACCGACGCGAGCGCCGCCGCCGCGAAATCGGGTGCCGGAACCACCTGGCGTCGAATGTTCTTCGGCAGAGTCTTGATCAGTGCGGTGACGAGTTCGGTGCGCAATCCCGGAACCAGCCAGTCGAAGCCGACCGGCCGCAGTCCGGCGAGAAGTGCGACGGGAATACGGGCGGTGACGCCGTCCTCCTCGGTTCCGGGCTCGAACTGGTAGGTGAGCGGGAACTGCATGTCGCCCTGGCGCCACGCATCGGGGTACTCGCCCTCGAGCACTGCTGCCGAATCGGCGTTGACGACCGTTGAGGTGGTGAAGGTCAGCAGGTTCGGATCGTCGCGGCGGGTCTTCTTCCACCACGTGTCGAAGTGCCTGCCGGACACCGCCTCCGCGCCGACCCGTTCGTCGTAGAACTGGAAGAGGGTCTCGTCGTCGACGAGGATGTCGCGGCGGCGGGCCCGATGCTCGAGCTCCTCGACGTCGTCGAGCAGCGCGCGGTTGGCGTGGAAGAACTTGTGCTGGGTCTGCCATTCACCCTGCACCAGCGCATGCCTGATGAACAGCTCCCGCGATGCTTCCGGGTCGATGGAGCTGTAGGTCACCGGCCGGCCGGTGACGAGGGGCACGCCGTAGAGCGTCACCCGCTCGTAGGCCATCGCGCATGCCTGCTTCGTGGACCAGTGCGGTTCGGAGTAGGTTCGTTTGACCAGGTGCGGGGCGAGCTTTTCTGCCCACTCCGGTTCGATGCGGGCCGTCATTCGCGCCCACAGGCGTGAGGTCTCCACCAGTTCGGCGGCCATCACCCACCGCGGGGGCTTCTTGAACAGGCCGGACCCGGGGAAGATGGCGAAGCGGCTGCCGCGGGCGCCGAGGAAGTCCCGCTTGTCGCCCTCTCGCAGGCCGATGTGCGAAAGCAGGCCGGCGAGCAGTGACTGGTGGATCGCGGTCTCCGCCGCTGCGGAGCCGGAATCGGATGTCTCCCAACCGAGTCCACGTGTGATTTGGCGGAGCTGGCCGTGCAGGTCCTGCCACTCGCGGATGCGCAGCCAATGCAGGAACTCGGTGCGGCACATTTTGCGGAACTGGTTGGAGCTGAGCTCCTTCCGCTGATCATGCAGGTATTCCCACAGCTTCAGGTAGGCGAGGAAGTCGGAGTTCTCGACGTTGAACCGAGCGTGCTTGCTGTCGGCGGCCTGCTGGAACTCGGCGGGGCGCTCGCGGACGTCCTGGATGGACATCGCCGAGACGATGACGAGCATCTCGCGCAGGCAGCCGTTCTTGTGCGCCTCGACGAGCATTCGCGCCATCCGCGGATCGACGGGGAGCTGGGCGAGTTCGCGTCCGGTGCCGGTGAGCTCAGGTCCGTTGGTCTTCGCCCCGGCGGTGATGGCGCCGAGTTCCTCGAGCAGCGCGATGCCGTCGCGGATCGCACGCGGGTCCGGCGGTTCGACGAATGGGAATGCGCCGATGTCGCCGAGTCCGAGGGCCGTCATCTGCAGCACGACGGACGCGAGGTTGGTACGCAGGATCTCCGGTTCGGTGAACTGCGGCCGAGACTCGAAATCCTCTTCCGAGTACAGCCGTATGCAGATGCCGTCCGCGACACGACCGCACCGGCCGGAACGCTGACGCGCGGACGCCTGCGAGATCGGTTCGATCGGCAGCCGCTGGACCTTGGTGCGGACCGAATAGCGGGAGATGCGGGCGGTGCCAGGGTCGATCACGTAGCGGATACCGGGCACCGTCAGCGATGTTTCGGCGACGTTGGTGGACAACACCACTCGTCGTCCGGTGTGCGGGGAGAACACCTTGTGCTGTTCGGCGGCCGACAGACGCGCATACAGCGGCACGATCTCGGTGTGCCGGAGCTTGCGGTCGCGCAGTGCATCAGCGGTGTCGCGGATCTCTCGTTCGCCCGAGAGGAACACCAGGATGTCGCCGTCTCCTTCTGCGCACAGCTCGTCGACGGCCTCGCACACCGCATCGACGGGGTCGCGGTCGAAGGTCTGCTCGCCCACCTCGATGGTGAGTGGCCGGTATCGCATCTCGACGGGGAAGGTGCGGCCCGAGACCTCGACGATGGGGGCCGCGACGCCGTCTACCGAAAAGTGCTCGGCAAAGCGCTCCGGGTCGATCGTGGCCGAGGTGATGATCACCTTGAGGTCGGGTCGGCGAGGCAGCAGTTCCTTGAGGTAGCCGAGGATGAAATCGATGTTGAGGCTGCGTTCGTGGGCCTCGTCGATGATCAGGGTGTCGTAGCGGCGCAGCATCCGGTCACGCTGGATCTCGGCGAGGAGGATGCCGTCGGTCATGAGTTTGACGAGTGTCGAGTCGGAGACGTGATCGGTGAACCGGACGGTGTAGCCGACGGTGTCGCCGAGCTCGCGCCCCAGCTCCTCGGCGATGCGTTCGGCGACCGTCCGCGCGGCCAGCCGGCGAGGCTGGGTGTGCCCGATCATGCCGCGGATGCCGCGGCCGAGCTCGAGACAGATCTTCGGGATCTGGGTGGTCTTACCGGAACCGGTCTCGCCGGCCACGATCACGACCTGGTGGGATGCGATGGCCGCCGCGATATCGTCGCGGCGCTGTGTCACCGGCAGCGAATCCGGGTACGTGATCGCTGGTACCTGGGCCTGGCGTTCGGCGATCCGGAATTCGGCGGCGGCTATCTCCGCGTTCAGCGCGGCAAGCGCGGACGGGGACTTGGCACGATCGAGCCGGCGGCGTAGCCGGTGTTCGTCGCGCAGAGTGAGCGCACCGAGTCGCTTCTTCGCCTGGCGGCGATCGATACCGGGTTCGGCTGCAGAAGGTGTGGTCGACATGCTCCGCACAGCCTATCGAAGTGTTCGACGGCGCTCGCTGCTGGAACACTTGGCGGTGTGCGAACGTGCGGCGGTGACGGCAGGGAGGCGGCCCGGTTTCCGTGGCATAGTCGCGGGAAGACGTACGCGACGAAGAAGCAAAGGACGGCTTGCATGGCTGGAGCACTGTGGCACGGGTTCGCAGATATGGGGGCGGTGCATCGCGACGGTGCGTTCGTCGTCACCCGCGGTGAAGGCGCCTACATCTGGGACGACACCGGCACCCGGTACCTCGACGCCACGGCAGGCCTGTGGTTCACGAACGTCGGGCACGGGCGCACCGAGATCGCGGACGCGGTTGCGGCGCAGCTGTCGAAGGTGGCGCACTTCTCGAACTTCGGAGACTTCACGTCCGACACCACCGTGGCGCTCGCGGAGCGGCTTGCGGCGATCGCGCCGGTGCCCGGATCCAAGGTGTTCTTCACGTCGGGTGGTTCCGACTCGGTCGACTCCGCTGCAAAGCTCGCTCGCCGGTACTGGACGGAAGTGGGCCGGCCGTCTAAGAAGCTGATCGTCGGACGGCAGAAGGCGTACCACGGCATGCACGTCGCCGGCACCGCGCTCGCCGGCATCCCGGTCAACCGGGAGGGCTACGGCGAACTGATGGCCGACGCGCGCACCGTCGACTGGGATGACGCGAAGGGCCTGCTCGAACTGATCGAGCGTGAAGGCGCCGACGCCATCGCGGCCTTCTTCTGCGAACCGATCATCGGCGCCGGCGGCATCTACCTGCCACCCGAGGGCTACCTGTCGGAGGTCCGCGAGATCTGTCGCGAGCACGAGATTCTGTTCGTCGTCGACGAGGTCGTCACTGGTTTCGGGCGGATCGGTGGATCGTGGTTTGCGTCCAGCCGCTTCGACCTGCAACCGGACATGATCACCACTGCGAAGGGGCTCACCTCCGGTTACGTTCCGATGGGCGCGGTTTTCGTCGCACCGAACGTCGCTGAGCCGTTCTTCAGCGGTGGCGTGTGGTGGCGCCACGGCTACACCTACGGCGGCCATGCCGGTGCTGCGGCCGCGGCCATGGCGAACTTGGACATCGTCGAGCGGGAGAACCTGCTGGGCGAGTCGAAGCGACTCGAGGCGTCCTTGCATGAGCACCTCGCTCCGCTTGCCGAGCATGAGCGGGTCGCGGAGGTGCGCAGCGGGCTCGGGGCGGTGGCGGCCGTTCAGCTGGCCGATCCCGCGGCGGCGCTGCCGTTCGTGAAGACGCTCCGCGAGTTCGGGATCTCCGGCCGCGCCGCCGGCCAGGGAGCGATGCAGTTCTCGCCATCATTCGTGATGACCGACGAGCAGGTCGCCGAGATGGCGGCCGGAGTCGCCAAGGCTCTCGGCTGATGTGACCGGCTAGCGGCGGAATCGCCGCCGCCAGGCCGATAGGCGCTGCCGCACGGTGGGTTTCACCTCGACGAGGTCGACCACCGTGCGGTCGGCGGCGGCTGATGCCTGAGCGAACCGGGTATGCAATCGGTCGCGGATCTCGTCCGGGGTATACGCGCGGCGCTGCCGTTCGGCGCGCGCTGCGAGGACCCCGCTCGCGGCGACGCCCACCGCGCCCGCCAGTCCGATCACCTTCCACACACGTCTGCCGTCGACTCGCATCGCTCTAGGCTAGGCGGATGACTCGGCCGACGCATCCATCCCAGATAAGCCTCGACGCGGCGGTCGACGCGACCCGTACCGGCGACATCTGGATCTTCCGTGGACAGTCCGGCGCGGATCGCGCCATCCAGACCCTGACGAACAGCCCCGTCAACCATGTGGGGATGTCGGTGGTGCTCGATGACATGCCGCCGCTGATGTGGCACGCCGAGCTCGGTCATTCTCTGCAGGACATGTGGACCGGGAAGTTCCAGCGCGGGGTGCAGTTGCACGATCTGCGGGGTGCGGTCCAGGTGTGGGGCGCGCGCTACGGGCAGCGCGGCTGGCTCCGTCAGCTGGCTGAACCCGTCACCCGTGAACAGGAGGACGCGCTGCTGCGGACTATTGCACGTCTCGACGGGACGCCATTCCCGTCGACCGCGCGCCTGGCGTCCCGCTGGTTCGGCGGACGCCTCCCGATGCGCCGACGCCGCGGCAGGGGGCGGGCCGAACGTGCCGGCCTGGAGTCCGCGTACTGCGCCGAGGTGGTTGCCTCGACGTACGAGGCGATGGGGCTGCTCACTGCGGAGCGCCGGACCAACTGGTACGACCCCGGCCGATTCTGGAGCGGCGACAGACTCCCACTGGCGCCCGGAGTGATGCTCGGCGCCGAGATCGCGGTCTTGCTCAGCGACGCGGATGTGGCAGCCGGAAAGGGCGCGGGCAGGGCCGTCGAGCCATGAGAGCGCGGCCAGCGACCCAGCCGAAATGTGATGGTCATCACATAACGAATGGATAACGACTGGTTCGTCAAATGTGCGACACGCCGAATCTGCCTGCGGAAATACCGATCGATCATCCCACTATTCGGACGATCGTACCGAAATTCGGCTTCGTGACCTTTCCGTGACCATCGCCTACGGTCGTAATCGGCCCGAGACAATTGGGCCACGCCGGCCCGCTACTGCGAGAACCTGCCCCGCGGCCCGGACACCCGAATCCTTCGAGGGGCAGGGGTGAGACGGGCATCAGGCTCGACCGACGGTCCGTGTGCGAGCGCCGTCTCTCCGGCAGGAGTGGAGAGGATCTACCGAATGACCAACTTCACCTTCAAGCGCGCCCTCGGGGCCGTAGTGGCCGCCGGATCTGTCGTCGCGATCCCACTGGCGATCAGCACGGGCACGGCTTCGGCGGCGGGCCACGACTGGTCCGGCGTCGCGGAGTGCGAATCGTCCGGCAACTGGGCGGCCAATACCGGCAACGGCTTCTACGGCGGCCTCCAGTTCACCCAGAGCACGTGGGAGGCCTACGGTGGATCCGGCAGCGCGCACAACGCGAGCAAGGCCGAGCAGATCCGCGTCGCCGAGAACGTTCTCGAGGGTCAGGGTGTCGGCGCGTGGCCGGTGTGCGGCCAGTACCTCGAGAGCGGAAGCACCCCGGGCGCAGTTGCTTCGGTGGCACAGCCTGTCGTCGAGTCGGCTCCGGTTGTGCAGCAGCAGGTTCCCGAGTGGGCACCGACCGTCAGTGCCGGCGTCGGCACCTACGTCGTGCAGCTCGGTGACACCCTCTCTCAGATCGCCGCGACGCACGGCGTCTCGCTGGCGAACCTGGCGAGCCAGGTGTCCAATCCCGATCTCATCTTCCCCGGACAGGCCTTGTCCGTCTGATTCGGTTCTCGCTACCGAACGGCGCGCACAGCCCCGCCGATGACCCCCTCCACTGGCGGGGCTGTGTCACCTCCCGGCGCCACCCGCGTCGAGCTGGTCGAACCTCGAGGGCTCCGATTGCTGCCGCGAGGGTGCCGATGCTTCGCTGAAATGAACGAAGGTCCTCTCCTTTCCAGGAGAGGACCTTCGCGTCGAACGGGAGCCGATCAGGCGAGCGTCTCGTTCGCGAAGACGGCCTGGGCAACACCCTGGAGGGTCGCCGCGATCTTGACGGCCTCCCAGACCTGTTCCTTGGTGAGGCCCTCCTTGCGGACCACGGCATCGTGGGCGGCCGTGCAATCGTGGCAGCCGTTGATGGTGGACACCGCGAGCGACCACAGCTCGAAGTCGGCCTTCTCGACGCCGGGGCTGCCGATGATGTTCATCCGCAGGCCCATGCGCACCTGTGCGAAGTCATCACCGAGGTAGCTCTTTGCGCGGTAGGACACATTGTTCATGCCCATGATCGACGCCGCGCCGAGGGCGGCGTTGTACGCCTCTGCGGAGAGGTTGTCAGCGGCCTCTTCCGAAATCTCCCGCAGTACGGTCGCCGACTTGGTGGCGGCCGCGGCGGCGAGGAAGGTGCCCCACAGCTGTTGTTCGTTCAGTTCCGTCGAACGCGCAAGGGAGCTGAGGTTGAGCTTGAGGTCCTTCGCGTACTCGGGAAGCGAGTTCTTGAGGTTCTCGACCGACATGGGTCAGATGCCCTCGGACATGAGCTCGCCGGCGTTGATCGTCGGGTCGCCCTTCTTCCAGTTGCAGGCGCACAGCTCGTCGGACTGCAGGGCGTCGAGGACGCGCAGGACCTCGTCGACATTGCGGCCCACGGAACCGGCCGTGACAGACACGAACTGGATTTCGTTGTTCGGGTCGATGATGAAGGTGGCGCGGTCCGCGACGCCGTCGGCGTTCAGGACGCCGGTCGCCTCGGCCAGCTCACGCTTGAGGTCCGAGAGCATCGGGAAGGGGAGGGTCTTGAGATCCTCGTGCTGTGCACGCCACTGGAAGTGCACGAACTCGTTGTCGACCGAGGCGCCGAGCACCTGGGCGTCGCGGTCCGCGAATTCGTCGTTGAGCTTGCCGAAGGCGGCAATCTCGGTGGGGCACACGAAGGTGAAGTCCTTGGGCCAGAAGAAAACGATGCGCCACTTACCGGCGTAGTCATCGCTGGTGACCGTGGTGAAGTAGTCGTCGGGTTGCTTGGCGTCGACCTTGGACAGGTCGCCGCCGATCACGGCGGTCAGGTTGTATGCCGGGAACTGGTCGCCGATGGTCAGCAGAGCCATGTGTCGTCCTCCTGCTTGATTTGTGAACATCTTTCTCGCGCAGTCACGCACCGCTGGTGGTGGTGGGCGCTACCGGGAGCAGGGCAGTGCGGAAGTCTGCATCTCGCAGGTTCCATGCCCTGCACTTTTTCGGTATGCCCCATAGTGCCCGAAACCCGTCGAAAGGTAAAGGTGATAGGTAGAACTACACTGATAGGTATGGCTGATGGAATCTACCAACCCACACTGCCGCAGCTGCGTGCCTTCGTGGCGGTGGCCGAGTATCGCCACTTCGGCACGGCCGCTGCACGTTTGAATGTGAGCCAGCCCACACTTTCGCAGGCGCTCGCGGCGCTCGAGAACGGCCTCGGGGTCCAGTTGATAGAGCGCAGTACCCGGCGGGTCCTGGTCACTCCGGCGGGCTCGGCCCTCTTGACTCAGGCGAAGGCGATCCTCGAGGCCGCTGACGGATTTGTCGCGACCGCGGCAGGTGTCGGCGACGCCCTTGCCGGGGCGCTGCGAATCGGGTTGATCCCCACGGTTGCCCCGTACGTGCTGCCGGCGTTGCTGCCCGCGCTCCGCCGCGAACTACCTGCGGTGACACCGCAGGTAGTCGAGGACCAGACCGCCCGACTGCTCGAGGCGCTACGCGGAGGGGTGCTCGACGTCGCGGTGCTCGCTTTGCCGTCGGAGGCGACCGGGATGATCGAGATTCCACTCTATACAGAGGATTTCGTCTTGGTTGTGCCACGGGAGCACGCGCTGGCTGGACGCACCGATCTGCGCCCGCGGGTGCTCGACGATCTGCCGTTACTGCTATTGGACGAGGGGCACTGTCTGCGCGACCAAACGTTGGATCTGTGTCGGTCGGTGGATGCGCATCCAGCCTCCGGCGACACCCGGGCGACCTCACTCACCACGGTCGTGCAGTGCGTGGCAGGCGGACTCGGCGTGACGTTGGTGCCGGAATCTGCGGTCGCGGTCGAAACCGCACGCGGCGACCTGGCGACGGCCCGATTCGCCTCGCCCGCTCCGGGACGCACCATCGGATTGGTGTTCAGGGCGTCGAGTGGCCGCGCGGAGAAGTTCGGCCGGTTGGGTGAGATCGTGAAGTCCGTTGCGCCTGTCTCGACCGGTGATAGCGTCCTTGACTGATCTTGGTTCGTTTTCTCTTGGTGGGGTGTATCGATGTCGAATGCTGTTGTGAACGCGGCTGGGCGCCGCAGTCGTCGGCTCTCGCGCCGGTTCGGTGTCGCGGGCGTTGCTGTTGCGACTGCGGCGGCGGTGATGAACGGCGGTGTTGCGCAGGCGGCCGGCAGCCTCGATGTGGGAAGCCTCGCAACTGGGAGCGTCGGATCGGGGTCGTCGATTCCCGGTCCGCTACAGGAGGATCCGGGGCCGGTGCCGGTTCTCCGCGACGACATCGTGACCCCGGCCGTTGTCGCGGAGACGTCGCCGTCCGCGCAGGTGCGCCAGCTGACCATCGAGTCACCCGCGCTCCGGCGCGAGGTCACCGTCCAGGTCCTTCTCCCCGCCGACAGGTCCGAGCCGCGCCCAGTCCTGTACATGCTCGACGGCGTCAGTGCGCGCCCGAACAACAGCGGCTGGATGACCCTCGGACGGGCGCCGGAGTTCTTCTCCGACAAGGACGTCAATGTGGTGCTGATCAATGGTGGCCGCGGCAGCATGTACGCCGATTGGGACCGGACCGACCCCAAGCTGGGCTGGAACAAGTGGGAGACCTTCATCACCGAGGAGCTGCCGCCGCTGATCGACGCGAAGCTCGGTGCCAACGGTGTCAACGCCATCGCGGGTAACTCGATGGGCGCGCAGGCTGCAGTGATGTTGGCGCACCGGCACCCCGAGCTGTACTCCGGCATCGCGGCTTACAGCGGCTGCTTCTCCACCAATGACACTCTCGGCCGACTGACCGTGCAGACCACGGTGACCTCGCAGGGCGGCGACCCGGCGAACATGTGGTCCGCGCCCAACGGCCCGCAGTGGAAGGCACACGACACTCTGCTCAACGCGGAGAAACTGCGCGGCAAGGAGATCTACCTGTCGGTGGGCAATGGCGTGCCCGGTGCCTCCGAGACCGATACGGATGCACAGACCCTGCTGGTCGGTGCCGCGCTCGAGGCCGGATCCAAGGTTTGCACCGAGGTACTCGACGCCCGCCTCGAGATGCTGAGGATTCCGGCTACCGTGACCTACGAGCCGCAAGGGGTGCACGCCTGGGCCTACTGGGATGATCAGCTGCCCAAGTCGTGGCCGACCCTGCGAAAGGCACTCGGCCTCTAGGAGCGCCGCCTGCGGCCACCCGGCTTGCCGGTGTGGCGGGGGCCGGTGGCCTTGCCGGACGCCTTGGCCGCCGCAATCTTCGCGGCCTTGGCTTTCGCGGCCTTCACCTTGGACACCTTCGGTACGTCGGCCTGGTCGCGTC
Protein-coding sequences here:
- the lexA gene encoding transcriptional repressor LexA, which translates into the protein MKDDSSSPSGESGTHGSHTKSPVETPTGSTSSSTTRSTDSPTEVRIGGAAGAKLTDRQRKVLEVIRASVAERGYPPSIREIGDAVGLASTSSVAHQLRTLEHKGFLRRDANRPRAVDVRGFDDAQTGSGGTATVDADQLPAPAFVPVLGRIAAGGPILAEEAVEDVFPLPRELVGQGSLFLLKVVGESMIDAAICDGDWVVVRQQSVAENGDIVAAMIDGEATVKTFKRTGKDVWLMPHNALFDPIPGNDAAILGKVVTVMRKI
- a CDS encoding LysM peptidoglycan-binding domain-containing protein; its protein translation is MALSGNGSAPVEVAQSPRRRPGSSCVERESLRTAREYDAVRRRRSGRHDPRRPTPGLVRYGTTSNGVSRAVHPQRRKTSGFGGVVATMVITASIVVGLDALANLSVGVSDGVPAETGAVHVRGGESLSDVAARVAPDAPVAKVVDRIMQLNDMSSAGVRAGQTLIAPVALVR
- the nrdR gene encoding transcriptional regulator NrdR; its protein translation is MHCPFCRHPDSRVVDSREADEGAAIRRRRSCPECGRRFTTVETAVLAVVKRSGVTEPFSREKVVQGVRRACQGRQVDNDALNLLAQQVEDAVRASGSPEIPSHEVGLAILGPLRDLDEVAYLRFASVYRSFSSAEDFEREIKDLRTHRENRGAELSGAEPNAG
- the hrpA gene encoding ATP-dependent RNA helicase HrpA; amino-acid sequence: MSTTPSAAEPGIDRRQAKKRLGALTLRDEHRLRRRLDRAKSPSALAALNAEIAAAEFRIAERQAQVPAITYPDSLPVTQRRDDIAAAIASHQVVIVAGETGSGKTTQIPKICLELGRGIRGMIGHTQPRRLAARTVAERIAEELGRELGDTVGYTVRFTDHVSDSTLVKLMTDGILLAEIQRDRMLRRYDTLIIDEAHERSLNIDFILGYLKELLPRRPDLKVIITSATIDPERFAEHFSVDGVAAPIVEVSGRTFPVEMRYRPLTIEVGEQTFDRDPVDAVCEAVDELCAEGDGDILVFLSGEREIRDTADALRDRKLRHTEIVPLYARLSAAEQHKVFSPHTGRRVVLSTNVAETSLTVPGIRYVIDPGTARISRYSVRTKVQRLPIEPISQASARQRSGRCGRVADGICIRLYSEEDFESRPQFTEPEILRTNLASVVLQMTALGLGDIGAFPFVEPPDPRAIRDGIALLEELGAITAGAKTNGPELTGTGRELAQLPVDPRMARMLVEAHKNGCLREMLVIVSAMSIQDVRERPAEFQQAADSKHARFNVENSDFLAYLKLWEYLHDQRKELSSNQFRKMCRTEFLHWLRIREWQDLHGQLRQITRGLGWETSDSGSAAAETAIHQSLLAGLLSHIGLREGDKRDFLGARGSRFAIFPGSGLFKKPPRWVMAAELVETSRLWARMTARIEPEWAEKLAPHLVKRTYSEPHWSTKQACAMAYERVTLYGVPLVTGRPVTYSSIDPEASRELFIRHALVQGEWQTQHKFFHANRALLDDVEELEHRARRRDILVDDETLFQFYDERVGAEAVSGRHFDTWWKKTRRDDPNLLTFTTSTVVNADSAAVLEGEYPDAWRQGDMQFPLTYQFEPGTEEDGVTARIPVALLAGLRPVGFDWLVPGLRTELVTALIKTLPKNIRRQVVPAPDFAAAALASVKPRSEPLVHAMARELSRLGSCRIDPTDFDVVSLPPHLRMTFAAVDEKGTVLGRDKSLAALRRSLAPRVKVEVAKATSSTERAPAPVWTAQTLGTLPATVTRTLGGQQVTGYPALVPEESGVAVRVLTTAAAQRAAMRSGTRQLLLNAIPTQARSATAGMSNSERLALGQNPDGSFDALLEDARACAVDELIAENGGPVLDPAAFDALTTKVRAQLPTRVAALLRLLLPALAESHRLAVVLDRAGGEAADDVREQKESLLFPGFVAELGTRRLRDLPRYLTAAVQRLEALPGSAQRDRVGMDALDRVYAAYDRMLSALPEERHGAEDVTEILWMIEELRVSLFAQTLGTAIPVSEKRVLKAIDRIRR